The following proteins are co-located in the Aggregicoccus sp. 17bor-14 genome:
- a CDS encoding ADP-ribosylglycohydrolase family protein, with protein sequence MPLTPHERQDRFHAAFLGLAIGDALGFPLRGIPPASLARLPNLAEDFAPRPRGKFAKGQFSDDTQLLLAAAESVIREGKVDGRSVAAHLAWLWQEGVILQPPRSLSESLERLAGGTPWMSAGAPVGVKCPSVLSRALVVGLLESGGRARLPHDAGVLTIVTHKDPACAAAASAFAQAIALGFAQEPLTPADFCETLALAASAHDQALGEELRHLPRLLTWEPARALAALRKVGVPASQLKGVDGLPQHVVPVLLTALYAALKEPHDFRRAVALTLRCGGEADVAAALCGALLGAHLGSGALPARLRKQVLYADSLLDTAERLWQARQVRETLATALAFQGRIGRR encoded by the coding sequence GGATGCGCTGGGCTTCCCGCTGCGCGGCATCCCGCCGGCGAGCCTCGCGCGGCTGCCGAACCTCGCGGAGGACTTCGCGCCGCGCCCGCGCGGCAAGTTCGCGAAGGGGCAGTTCTCGGACGACACGCAGCTCCTGCTCGCCGCGGCCGAGAGCGTGATTCGCGAGGGCAAGGTGGACGGGCGCAGCGTCGCGGCGCACCTCGCGTGGCTGTGGCAGGAGGGCGTCATCCTGCAGCCGCCGCGCAGCCTCTCGGAGAGCCTCGAGCGGCTCGCGGGCGGCACGCCGTGGATGAGCGCGGGCGCGCCGGTGGGCGTGAAGTGCCCCTCGGTGCTCAGCCGCGCGCTGGTGGTGGGGCTGCTCGAGAGCGGCGGCCGCGCGCGCCTGCCGCACGACGCGGGCGTGCTCACCATCGTCACACACAAGGACCCCGCGTGCGCCGCCGCGGCCTCCGCCTTCGCGCAGGCCATTGCGCTGGGCTTCGCCCAGGAGCCGCTCACCCCCGCGGACTTCTGCGAGACGCTCGCGCTCGCGGCGAGCGCGCACGACCAGGCGCTGGGCGAGGAGCTGCGCCACCTGCCGCGGCTGCTCACCTGGGAGCCGGCGCGCGCGCTCGCGGCGCTGCGCAAGGTGGGTGTGCCGGCGAGCCAGCTCAAGGGTGTGGACGGGCTGCCGCAGCACGTGGTGCCCGTGCTGCTCACCGCGCTCTACGCCGCGCTGAAGGAGCCGCACGACTTCCGCCGCGCCGTGGCGCTCACCCTGCGCTGTGGCGGTGAGGCGGACGTGGCGGCGGCCCTGTGCGGCGCGCTGCTCGGCGCGCACCTGGGCAGCGGCGCCCTGCCTGCGCGCCTGCGCAAGCAGGTGCTCTACGCGGACAGCCTCCTGGATACGGCGGAGCGCCTCTGGCAGGCGCGCCAGGTGCGCGAGACGCTCGCCACCGCGCTCGCCTTTCAGGGCCGCATCGGGCGGCGCTAG
- a CDS encoding phage holin family protein gives MSTADLIKHALTEARLLVKAEVLHAKKELKEEAKAARTSGILLGAAFVLVLCALSALFVALGLALPVGPALGVLIVGVALLLVTGLLAFVGVKKLPKKPLPHTQARLRTDLTLTRETLQ, from the coding sequence TTGTCCACCGCGGACCTCATCAAACACGCGCTCACGGAGGCGCGCCTGCTGGTCAAGGCGGAGGTCCTCCACGCGAAGAAGGAGCTGAAGGAGGAGGCCAAGGCGGCGCGCACCAGCGGCATCCTGCTGGGAGCGGCCTTCGTGCTGGTGCTCTGCGCCCTCTCGGCGCTCTTCGTCGCGCTCGGGCTCGCGCTGCCGGTGGGCCCCGCGCTCGGCGTGCTCATCGTGGGCGTGGCGCTCCTGCTCGTCACCGGGCTGCTCGCCTTCGTCGGCGTGAAGAAGCTGCCGAAGAAGCCGCTGCCCCACACCCAGGCCCGCCTCCGCACGGACCTCACCCTCACCCGCGAGACCCTGCAATGA